One window of Oscillibacter hominis genomic DNA carries:
- a CDS encoding GNAT family N-acetyltransferase — MDFYKIGPEGAGRLYEMVAKLAAYLGKESELTATEADIRALLEGPMEAVLLKEDGRDVGMATYFYMVSTFSGQKILYIEDLYVEESVRGKGYGRGFFNCLERLAADSGCAGLEWKCFLRNTRAQAFYSRLGAQRVDDWLTYRKAL; from the coding sequence GTGGACTTTTATAAAATCGGGCCGGAGGGCGCCGGCCGCCTATACGAAATGGTGGCCAAGCTGGCCGCTTACCTGGGCAAGGAATCGGAGCTGACCGCCACGGAGGCGGACATCCGCGCGCTGTTGGAGGGGCCCATGGAGGCCGTCCTTTTGAAAGAGGACGGCCGGGACGTGGGCATGGCCACCTACTTCTACATGGTGTCCACCTTTTCCGGCCAAAAGATCCTCTACATCGAGGACCTGTACGTGGAGGAGTCCGTTCGGGGCAAGGGGTATGGCCGCGGCTTTTTCAACTGCCTGGAGCGCCTGGCAGCGGACAGCGGCTGCGCGGGCCTGGAGTGGAAATGCTTCCTCCGGAACACCAGGGCCCAGGCCTTTTACAGCCGGCTCGGCGCCCAAC